A single genomic interval of Myxocyprinus asiaticus isolate MX2 ecotype Aquarium Trade chromosome 19, UBuf_Myxa_2, whole genome shotgun sequence harbors:
- the LOC127409999 gene encoding mitogen-activated protein kinase-binding protein 1-like, with protein sequence MEGSTIKSRIKSLLRSPSIKLRKNRCRMNENLSSKVTLERVLGITTAGTSGLTCDPNSGTVAYPAGCVVVLLNPAKNRQQHLINSSRKTISTLSFSSDGKYLVTGENPAASEGKVRIISCGADKSVYIRTAHRTVRGTEFKRTHHVVRKTTLNDMDVDPTCKYAAVGCQDRSIRVLNISSGKLKRSYKGSQTEDGSLLKVQIDPSGLFVASSCSDKNISLFDFHTGECLAAVFGHSDIITGLKFTSDCRRLISASGDSCIFIWRLAPELTINMRERLSRLKQHHTVKNTPFRYKRNVTESSDFNGRSSVSDFTLNGSSIMSCSSESDREEDEGLRRSEDNEGHQDSRRHLSVSETSVEEESGASDEGNDCNPVQGSSVDSSQCGVASRPRRRWSSRIGSLELMVKSMLELRQLDSLSEAADQNRSSTEQIRTEERGSTFSLQECNKKHRACPHSAWLTPASKPEPDGVVLYPEHSTSRTSLSGPTYQVQSPAEGGLEREDAQSPVSGFSMGYCSGASSPDQQCGDSDDPQPLSSDDERCERVEGLDTERKQISNSESFRHEDFLKKNFEALSDSTDTETQLRPDGSISARFLGQKSTSRTGTLFKASNCSPSVKVMPTVKSLIEEKHAEDNRQTIPPERESVLWSSTQRSHPYLTRVSGPISKPSAGLQKSASGQYLPTDTRKSLTSSRLRREARPILPKLIIEKNEYKSHPQRPSPSTPSSPQSWESPKSSRTLRARSYMSPTTSSRAKITRSVSIGEDLHLVTGSGEILPSTSPSSPSRMNAPFPSYPSSTTPAEPKHTGPKAVPSKAVKPRLCQRMSSPFSEWPSRSTTKTRGDGFHEDSSVEFKALHVEVNIDSSPMESVITPCPEDQQPQELFCHTLQSERPQVAVKAFSSTCDTAADQECSVSVEVCRRAAADLFSSVQRATQLYRTLMSCAGGVEQQQMLSDVILQVRSELDSVTPAPVMKTMMMEEEKNTLTLLEQYSQLLLQSVEKRLQHNI encoded by the exons ATGGAGGGTTCAACTATTAAAAGTCGGATTAAAAGTCTTCTGCGCTCGCCTTCAATTAAACTGAGGAAGAATCGATGTCGAATGAACGAGAATCTGTCCAGTAAG GTGACGTTAGAGAGAGTTCTGGGTATCACGACTGCAGGAACCAGCGGTTTAACATGTGACCCAAACTCTGGGACAGTGGCGTATCCAGCCGG GTGTGTCGTTGTGTTACTGAATCCAGCAAAAAACAGACAACAGCACCTCATCAACTCATCCAG AAAAACTATCAGCACATTGTCGTTCTCCTCCGATGGCAAATATCTCGTCACAGGAGAG AATCCTGCAGCCAGTGAAGGGAAGGTGCGTATCATCAGTTGTGGAGCAGATAAGAGTGTGTACATCCGCACCGCTCACAGG ACCGTCAGAGGAACAGAATTCAAACGGACGCACCATGTGGTTCGTAAAACTACTCTGAATGACATGGACGTTGATCCTACGTGCAAGTATGCGGCCGTGGGCTGTCAGGACCGAAGCATCAG AGTGTTGAACATCAGCAGCGGGAAACTAAAGAGGTCTTATAAAGGCTCTCAGACTGAAGATGGCAGTTTATTAAAG GTTCAGATCGACCCGTCTGGTCTGTTTGTGGCCTCGAGCTGCTCTGATAAAAACATCAGTCTGTTTGATTTCCACACGGGAGAATGTCTCGCAGCTGTGTTCGGACATTCAG ACATCATCACAGGTTTAAAGTTCACCAGTGACTGTAGACGTCTGATCTCAGCGTCAGGAGACAG CTGTATCTTCATATGGCGACTCGCTCCAGAACTGACCATCAACATGAGAGAGCGACTGTCTCGACTCAAACAGCATCACACCGTTAAAAACACCCCATTCAGGTACAAGAGAAACGTCACTGAATCATCAGACTTCAATGG CCGCTCGTCCGTGAGTGATTTTACACTGAACGGTTCATCCATCATGAGCTGCTCCTCTGAGAGTGACCGAGAGGAAGATGAAGGTTTGAGAAGATCTGAAGATAACGAAGGTCATCAGGACAGCCGTCGTCATCTGTCTGTGTCTGAGACCAGTGTTGAAGAGGAATCAG GTGCATCTGATGAAGGAAATGATTGCAACCCAGTTCAG GGTTCATCTGTGGACTCTAGTCAGTGTGGAGTGGCGTCTCGGCCGCGGAGGCGCTGGTCGTCTCGTATCGGCTCTCTGGAGCTCATGGTGAAGTCCATGCTGGAGCTTCGACAGCTGGATTCTCTTTCTGAAGCAGCAGATCAGAACAGAAGCTCCACTGAGCAGATCAGAACTGAAGAACGAGGAAGCACCTTTAGTCTGCAG GAATGCAATAAGAAGCATCGAGCGTGTCCTCATTCAGCGTGGTTGACTCCAGCCTCTAAACCAGAACCTGATGGTGTCGTGTTATACCCAGAACACAGTACCAGCAGAACCAGTCTGTCTGGACCTACATACCAGGTTCAGAGTCCCGCTGAGGGGGGGCTGGAGAGAGAAGATGCTCAGAGTCCCGTCAGTGGATTCTCTATGGGCTACTGCAGTGGAGCGTCCAGTCCAGATCAACAGTGTGGTG ACTCAGATGACCCACAGCCGCTCAGCTCTGATGATGAACGGTGTGAACGAGTGGAAGGTTTAGACACTGAGAGGAAGCAGATCTCTAATTCGGAGAGTTTTCGTCATGAGGACTTTCTGAAGAAGAACTTTGAGGCGCTGTCAGACAGCACTGACACGG AGACACAACTCAGACCTGACGGAAGCATCTCAGCACGCTTCCTTGGCCAGAAGTCCACCTCCAG GACTGGCACACTGTTTAAAGCTAGTAACTGTAGTCCAAGTGTAAAAGTGATGCCCACCGTCAAATCCCTGATTGAGGAGAAGCATGCAGAGGACAATAGACAGACAATCCCTCCAGAGCGAGAGTCAGTCCTGTGGTCCAGCACACAGAGGAGTCACCCGTACCTGACCCGGGTCTCCGGCCCCATTAGTAAACCTTCAGCAGGACTCCAGAAATCTGCTTCAGGACAATATCTGCCCACAGACA CACGCAAGTCCCTGACTTCATCTCGTCTGCGTCGAGAGGCACGTCCCATCCTGCCGAAGCTAATCATAGAGAAGAATGAGTACAAATCCCACCCTCAGCGCCCTTCTCCCTCCACTCCGTCCTCCCCGCAGTCCTGGGAAAGTCCAAAGTCCAGTCGGACCCTCCGAGCTCGATCTTATATGAGTCCCACCACCAGCTCCAGAGCCAAAATCACACGTTCCGTGTCCATCGGGGAGGACCTGCATTTGGTCACAGGTTCTGGCGAGATCTTACCAAGCACGTCTCCTTCCAGCCCATCCCGCATGAACGCTCCATTCCCATCATATCCATCTTCAACAACTCCAGCTGAACCAAAACATACTGGTCCTAAAGCTGTTCCCTCAAAAGCGGTGAAACCTCGCCTCTGTCAGAGGATGAGCAGCCCGTTCTCTGAATGGCCGAGCAGATCCACCACAAAAACTCGCGGTGACGGTTTCCATGAAGACTCTTCTGTTGAGTTTAAAGCTCTTCATGTTGAAGTAAACATTGACTCCAGTCCGATGGAAAGTGTCATCACTCCTTGTCCTGAAGACCAGCAACCTCAGGAGCTGTTCTGCCACACTCTTCAGAGTGAACGCCCTCAAGTGGCCGTCAAGGCGTTCTCCTCGACGTGTGACACGGCTGCTGATCAAG
- the LOC127409723 gene encoding uncharacterized protein LOC127409723, translating to MDEQVQDPDNDLLILKVEEVDNDPSSCAGFTHPIITIEETSENDSPVHSPGETLNDPGQVNKSSPISDAQQDSIDSESELDIGSDFSSPLFEGQTSVSALLVANSPVASSTPCCTKIPLLCTHAKQLSQNKQNKLAHKFGARANNCDVVTRGAKQRDKLGSGLLEEAEFRNHLRWPFRGKALNSGGKDIEGDPSDGSAAVDGELHSSIEDSSNTFLCSSDSCTTEDSNEWYSDKDIDIERFEENDEKTNVCRLRTKARRKAKKAALHRWPNSRMDSQPVECMSDLPLYKRTWHLNHTARKRKHQVELQQCFDSLKMTLNVEEHVKINDQDILNQARQMIEDLEERSRSLMEKKRALTEKHSHYHALISQLTGTALQQKTPSSPQTTPETTASNQSVANKLLRLPSIVLMSFNKI from the exons ATGGATGAACAGGTCCAAGACCCAGACAATGATTTACTGATTCTCAAAGTAGAGGAAGTAGACAATGACCCAAGTTCATGTGCGGGCTTCACACATCCCATCATAACTATAGAGGAAACATCTGAAAATGACTCTCCCGTTCATAGCCCTGGGGAAACCCTTAATGACCCAGGACAGGTCAACAAATCATCTCCCATTTCTGATGCTCAACAAGACTCGATAGATAGTGAATCTGAATTAGACATTGGGAGTGATTTTTCAAGCCCTTTATTTGAGGGTCAGACCTCAGTTTCGGCTTTGCTTGTTGCAAATTCACCAGTAGCATCCTCAACACCATGTTGTACAAAAATCCCTTTACTTTGCACTCATGCAAAGCAATTGTCacaaaacaagcaaaataaacttGCACACAAATTTGGTGCACGTGCAAATAACTGTGATGTTGTAACCAGAGGGGCAAAACAAAGGGACAAACTTGGTTCTGGGTTACTTGAGGAGGCAGAGTTCCGGAATCACCTCAGATGGCCATTCAGAGGAAAAGCTTTGAACTCAGGTGGCAAAGATATAGAAGGAGATCCAAGTGATGGTTCTGCTGCAGTTGATGGTGAATTGCATTCAAGTATTGAGGACTCAAGCAATACCTTCCTGTGTTCCAGTGATAGTTGCACCACAGAGGACAGT aATGAGTGGTATAGTGACAAAGATATTGACATTGAGAGATTTGAGGAGAATGATGAAAAAACGAACGTCTGCCGTTTGAGAACGAAAGCAAGAAG GAAAGCAAAGAAAGCTGCTCTACACAGATGGCCA AACAGTCGAATGGACTCTCAACCGGTGGAATGCATGTCTGATCTGCCGCTATATAAGCGAACATGGCATCTGAATCATACTGCAAGAAAACGGAAACATCAGGTTGAATTGCAGCAGTGTTTTGATTCTTTGAAAATGACTCTGAACGTTGaagaacatgttaaaataaacgATCAAGACATTCTCAATCAG gcTCGTCAGATGATTGAAGATCTTGAGGAGCGCAGCAGATCTCTGATGGAGAAGAAAAGGGCTTTGACTGAGAAACATTCACATTATCATGCTCTCATCTCACAGCTTACTG GAACAGCTTTACAACAGAAAACTCCCTCATCACCCCAAACTACACCAGAAACCACTGCATCCAACCAATCAG TGGCAAATAAACTCTTACGTTTGCCCAGCATAGTGCTGATGTCATTTAACAAGATTTAG